The DNA region ttagttaagtgCTTTTACAATCTTGtcacatatgaaaatttatttaataaattcatagtaatttgtttttgtaccAAACAACAAACTCAATCCATTAACAGAGGAcaatataaagataattttatatatatatatacataagtatgaacataaaaatcagtcacaataaataaatataaattttttcaatacaatataaaaacaaatgcaaaaacatttgtttttcaatagaaataattaaaactcttGATTCTTTGtggtcaaaaataaatttttgcctCAAACCTCAACAATTCCCAATTATTAGCTGCGATGTGACGTGATTTATGATTATGAGTTTGAATTTAATCTTTATCGTAAACTACATTAAAgcttaaagaatttttctagTGTCTTCGACAGTACATCGGTAATATAAGATGAATTTTGTTAAGACTATGTACATTGACGTCAGAACAACACTTATTGGTCTGATATTGTAACCGTACATTCTCCTATTTTTGCTGTCAAACCAATACCACTCAGGAAGTCGATATTGCTCTGAGTTGATGTTGATTCTTCCTGTGCACTATTTTCTTCTTCCGTTATAGTTTCTTGGGATTTTTCTTCACTTTCTGTATTTACTTTAGGTTGATCATCTTTCATACCAGATTCTTCTAATGTGATGGTAACTTCTGGTAACAAATCCGAActgatattttcagttttcggTATTATCAGGTTGTCACAGCTCCTATCAGATGCTGTGCAGACGTTAGTTATTTTAGGAGTAGTTGTATCTTGTTCACCCTCCTCAGTTTTGATTTCAACCAGGGGTTCCATGATTGGCTGTTCTAAGTCATCGTGTAGCGGCTTCGTCAAAAACTCCAAATCTCCGAATGGTAGGTTGGTGTAGTCATAGTTCTGACGCGAGTGAATTGAAGGATTGTTAGAAGGAACTAAAAAAGGCCCATCCAATTAATACCCTGACcattttgatttgattaaaacaatcaCCTATAGGATTCAATCGTGGTCGTCCTCTCGGTCTCTTAATCAATGGCGGGGgaactaaataatttcaattaaacaaaaatcaaatgaaatttaatattctttaccTGGGGGATATTTTCTAGGCCTTCCGCGTTTTTTCTGTCCAGACGCCGACCCATTGAAACTATTACCGGAACTATTTGTGCTTGTAACAGGGGTGGAAGTTGCATTGGATTTTACTACAAGAGGAATCGTCGCCACTCCATCAACACTGAATTCCATTTTAGGTCGAATTTTTCGGTAATTGGAAGCATACACTTTGTTATCATCGTCGTAATTCGGCTCATAATGGCTACCGTGCATTGTAGGTGATGGAATTCCAACTGTGCCAATGCTCTGTATTAACTGATATTAGAAATCTGATAATTGTGATTTGATATTTGTGACTTACATAAGTGGAATTTCTTAGTAGTTCATTAGGTACATAATCCGGGTCTAAGTCGTGATTCTTTCTGATGTGGTGTTTCAATTTGTCGTGTCTGGAGAATGCTTTATCACAATATTTACAGGCGAACGGTCTTTCACCGGTGTGTACTAACTGGTGTCTGGTTAAATGTGATGCTCTCTTGAAACTGaaacgattttaaaattaaatgaatatgaaattattttaattattctctcGATAGAATTTGACAATTACCTGCTGGGACATAAATCACAATTGAATTTTCTAGGCTTCTTGTCCCATGAAGACATTTTCATTCCAGGGGGAAAACTTAACA from Aethina tumida isolate Nest 87 chromosome 1, icAetTumi1.1, whole genome shotgun sequence includes:
- the LOC109609266 gene encoding uncharacterized protein LOC109609266, translated to MKPPKSARLLTYRHLENLADMLKTLLEEEQLTDVTLHCKDGSIKAHKVVLAASSPYFRRILVEHKDNVALVMHGISRERLKKIIEVIYYGCAEINIDATNVMCELVDELDLTGVVVVNENNEKDDKANGHGRDTRFKGQKRVTVDFNESSPKPAKQTKQQSVDRLHECSKSDNGSASDSNNEPSDPNDLYTVSKEEIITPKISEVLSFPPGMKMSSWDKKPRKFNCDLCPSSFKRASHLTRHQLVHTGERPFACKYCDKAFSRHDKLKHHIRKNHDLDPDYVPNELLRNSTYSIGTVGIPSPTMHGSHYEPNYDDDNKVYASNYRKIRPKMEFSVDGVATIPLVVKSNATSTPVTSTNSSGNSFNGSASGQKKRGRPRKYPPVPPPLIKRPRGRPRLNPIVPSNNPSIHSRQNYDYTNLPFGDLEFLTKPLHDDLEQPIMEPLVEIKTEEGEQDTTTPKITNVCTASDRSCDNLIIPKTENISSDLLPEVTITLEESGMKDDQPKVNTESEEKSQETITEEENSAQEESTSTQSNIDFLSGIGLTAKIGECTVTISDQ